Proteins from a genomic interval of Gemmatimonadales bacterium:
- a CDS encoding ADOP family duplicated permease has protein sequence MPRPTPAWRRYLRFSGPDIASDIDEELAFHFEERVESLVAEGLSLADARARASSEFGDVATTRGQLRTIDARIHERRTSSQRLRVLRDEIRLALRRLARTPAFTLPAVLTLGLGLAAAAIAFTLLQAVLLRPLPYAEAEQLVSLASPMPKLNSVWGIARHQLPYYKENVRAFEDMALYRVTAVTIAGEGSFHAERIRAASVSASIFSTLRITPELGRLLRAEDNLPRRGTVVVLGHDYWMRRFGGDPRIIGRLLTVDGTPREVVGITPAGASLPDQRVDIWMPDYIDPAAAPQNNHVRNAVARLRSGFTASDAESQIVPLVTRMDEIFPSAYPNHWIRESGFRTSVTPLRDEVVGPAVARALWILFAAVWLVLGVAVVNVVNLVMARSDSLRREIAMRTALGASRSVLAVQFVTEGLVLTLVAALFATAVASLALAGLPAVAADTLPRLAEVHLGWETVALIIGVASLIGAALGLIPLAHANANALVLREGSRTLTSSRARTALRSILVVAQVAVTVVLLVGAGVLLRSGMRLRAVDAGFEPRGVIGLDISLSPAAYRGYDAPAELYRRLAERLGEVPGVQSVGLAEALPLSGDQGCTGVTAAPVGELPARGRCVATMATSPGYFETMGIAVRGRTPDWADAAQHLGGVVISPALARRLWPDEDPIGQQMRCCRDDGHWDRVVGVTGEVHATSLDAAPDEIAYFAIVPPDSAPTNNWPLDMHLVVKAPTLGAAAVQRIVADAMSELDPTVPVSPARPVTDLVAESMARRTFTLMLIGAAALMALLLSVVGLYGVIAYVVGQREREIGVRMAVGASIRQIGGLILGQSFRLIGAGVVIGLAGALLGTRVLESMLFEVSPTDPAVLAMVVALVAALGLGASAVPTARAIRVDPATTLRGD, from the coding sequence ATGCCGCGCCCCACGCCGGCCTGGCGCCGCTATCTCCGGTTCAGCGGTCCCGACATCGCCTCCGACATCGACGAGGAACTCGCCTTCCACTTCGAGGAACGGGTGGAGTCGCTGGTGGCGGAAGGGCTCTCCCTTGCAGACGCTCGCGCCAGGGCGTCCTCGGAATTCGGCGACGTCGCCACGACGCGCGGACAGCTCCGCACCATCGACGCGCGGATCCATGAACGTCGCACCTCCAGCCAGCGCCTCCGAGTCCTGCGGGACGAAATCCGGCTGGCGCTCCGCCGGCTCGCCCGGACGCCGGCCTTCACACTGCCAGCCGTGCTCACGCTCGGCCTGGGTCTGGCCGCGGCGGCCATCGCCTTCACCCTTCTGCAGGCGGTGTTGCTCCGGCCCTTGCCGTATGCCGAGGCGGAGCAACTGGTGTCGCTCGCCTCGCCGATGCCCAAGCTGAACAGTGTGTGGGGCATCGCGCGCCACCAGCTTCCCTACTACAAGGAGAATGTGCGCGCCTTCGAGGACATGGCGCTCTACCGGGTCACCGCGGTCACGATTGCCGGCGAGGGCTCGTTCCACGCCGAGCGAATCCGGGCCGCAAGTGTCAGCGCGAGCATCTTCTCGACGCTCCGCATCACGCCGGAACTCGGGCGACTCCTCCGCGCCGAGGACAACCTGCCGCGTCGCGGCACGGTGGTGGTGCTGGGTCACGACTACTGGATGCGCCGCTTCGGCGGCGATCCACGCATCATCGGGCGGCTGCTCACCGTGGACGGCACCCCGCGTGAAGTCGTGGGGATCACGCCGGCGGGCGCGTCGCTGCCCGATCAGCGGGTGGATATCTGGATGCCGGACTACATCGATCCGGCCGCGGCGCCACAGAACAATCATGTGCGAAACGCAGTGGCGCGGCTGCGCTCGGGGTTTACGGCCAGCGACGCCGAGTCACAGATCGTCCCCCTCGTGACACGCATGGACGAGATCTTCCCCTCGGCCTATCCCAACCACTGGATCCGGGAGTCCGGATTCCGGACCTCGGTGACGCCGTTGCGCGACGAGGTGGTCGGGCCGGCGGTGGCCCGGGCGCTCTGGATCCTCTTTGCGGCCGTGTGGCTGGTGCTCGGCGTCGCAGTGGTCAATGTGGTGAATCTCGTGATGGCGCGGTCGGACTCGCTGCGGCGTGAAATCGCGATGCGAACGGCGCTGGGTGCGTCGCGGTCAGTCCTGGCGGTGCAGTTCGTCACCGAGGGACTGGTGCTCACGCTTGTCGCCGCGCTGTTCGCGACGGCCGTGGCGAGCCTGGCGCTCGCCGGACTCCCCGCCGTGGCGGCGGACACGCTTCCGCGGCTGGCGGAGGTGCATCTCGGATGGGAGACCGTTGCCCTGATCATCGGGGTCGCATCGTTGATCGGCGCGGCGCTGGGCCTCATCCCGCTCGCGCACGCGAACGCCAATGCCCTCGTGCTTCGCGAGGGCTCGCGCACGCTCACCTCGTCGCGCGCCCGCACCGCGCTCCGCAGCATCCTCGTCGTCGCGCAGGTGGCGGTGACGGTTGTCCTGCTGGTGGGGGCGGGGGTGCTCCTGCGGAGCGGCATGCGTCTGCGCGCGGTGGACGCCGGCTTTGAGCCCCGCGGAGTCATCGGCCTCGACATCTCGCTCTCGCCGGCGGCGTATCGCGGCTACGATGCGCCGGCTGAGCTGTATCGCCGGCTCGCGGAACGCCTCGGCGAGGTACCCGGGGTGCAATCGGTCGGTCTTGCGGAGGCGCTCCCGCTGTCGGGAGATCAGGGCTGCACCGGAGTCACCGCCGCCCCCGTGGGCGAGCTGCCCGCCCGCGGCCGCTGTGTGGCGACGATGGCCACGTCGCCCGGCTACTTCGAGACCATGGGCATCGCGGTGCGGGGCCGCACACCCGACTGGGCCGATGCGGCGCAGCACCTTGGGGGTGTGGTCATCTCGCCGGCGCTGGCGCGGCGCCTCTGGCCCGACGAGGATCCCATCGGACAGCAGATGCGCTGTTGTCGGGACGACGGCCACTGGGACCGGGTGGTCGGGGTGACGGGCGAGGTGCACGCGACCTCCCTCGACGCCGCCCCCGATGAGATCGCCTACTTCGCGATCGTGCCGCCGGACAGCGCGCCGACCAACAACTGGCCGCTCGACATGCACCTGGTGGTCAAGGCGCCGACGCTGGGTGCCGCCGCCGTGCAGCGCATCGTGGCGGACGCCATGTCCGAGCTCGACCCGACGGTCCCCGTCTCGCCGGCCAGGCCGGTGACCGACCTGGTGGCGGAATCGATGGCCCGCCGGACCTTCACGCTGATGCTGATCGGCGCTGCGGCGCTCATGGCACTGCTGTTGAGCGTGGTCGGTCTCTACGGCGTCATCGCCTATGTCGTGGGGCAGCGGGAACGCGAAATCGGAGTCCGGATGGCAGTGGGCGCCAGCATCCGTCAGATCGGGGGGCTGATCCTCGGGCAGTCGTTCCGACTGATCGGGGCGGGGGTCGTAATTGGGCTGGCCGGGGCGCTCCTGGGCACGCGGGTATTGGAGTCGATGCTGTTCGAGGTGAGCCCGACCGATCCGGCGGTGCTGGCCATGGTGGTGGCGCTCGTGGCGGCGCTCGGGCTGGGGGCGAGCGCCGTGCCCACGGCGCGGGCAATCAGGGTCGACCCGGCCACGACACTCCGGGGAGACTAG